Proteins encoded together in one Halomarina salina window:
- a CDS encoding S1C family serine protease translates to MSEETRYQELYRTTIPSVVSIYIAGNGRRPGGAGSGFVHETADGDPVVVTNQHVVGRETAVDVRFADGQWRVGEVVGSDAYTDLAVVRVPDLPDDAEPLAFAPENPVSGTRVAALGNPMGLEGSLSVGVVSGASRSMVTRSGFVIPDTVQTDAPINPGNSGGPLVDLDGRVVGVNRARGGDNIGFAVSAEVAARVVPSLVRDGEYRHPYLKVRTLDVSPSVAQANRLDRPRGVLVVDVDDGPARGVLRGSRGTRRVRGHDVPAGGDVVVSIDGEPVDAHEELMRHLLIETRPGDEVTLELIRNGERVEERVRLDERPMPEARSGRRPRQRGRGRRPSGQDVPVR, encoded by the coding sequence ATGAGCGAGGAGACACGCTATCAGGAGCTGTACCGGACGACCATCCCCTCGGTCGTCTCCATCTACATCGCGGGCAACGGGCGCAGACCGGGCGGTGCGGGGTCCGGGTTCGTCCACGAGACGGCCGACGGCGACCCGGTAGTCGTGACGAACCAGCACGTCGTCGGCCGAGAGACGGCGGTCGACGTGCGATTCGCGGACGGGCAGTGGCGGGTCGGCGAGGTGGTCGGCAGCGACGCGTACACCGACCTCGCCGTCGTCCGCGTCCCGGACCTCCCCGACGACGCCGAACCGCTCGCGTTCGCGCCGGAGAACCCCGTTTCGGGGACGCGCGTCGCCGCCCTCGGCAACCCGATGGGTCTGGAAGGGTCGCTGTCGGTCGGCGTCGTCAGCGGCGCGTCGCGGTCGATGGTCACGCGGTCGGGGTTCGTCATCCCCGATACGGTCCAGACGGACGCCCCCATCAACCCCGGTAACTCGGGTGGGCCGCTGGTCGACCTCGACGGACGAGTCGTCGGCGTCAACCGCGCCCGCGGCGGCGACAACATCGGGTTCGCCGTGAGCGCGGAGGTGGCCGCCCGCGTCGTGCCGTCGCTCGTCCGCGACGGTGAGTACCGCCACCCGTACCTCAAGGTGCGGACGCTCGACGTCTCGCCGAGCGTCGCGCAGGCCAACCGCCTCGACCGGCCGCGGGGCGTCCTCGTCGTCGACGTGGACGACGGGCCGGCCCGAGGCGTCCTCCGGGGCAGTCGGGGAACGCGCCGCGTGCGTGGCCACGACGTGCCGGCGGGCGGCGACGTCGTCGTGAGCATCGACGGCGAACCCGTCGACGCCCACGAGGAACTGATGCGCCACCTGCTCATCGAGACCCGCCCCGGCGACGAGGTGACGCTCGAACTGATTCGGAACGGCGAGCGCGTCGAGGAGCGAGTCCGACTGGACGAACGGCCGATGCCGGAGGCCCGTAGCGGGCGGCGTCCCCGACAGCGAGGGCGAGGGCGACGGCCGAGCGGGCAGGACGTCCCGGTTCGCTGA
- a CDS encoding DUF420 domain-containing protein produces MATASSGSVVKEHPRAVTAALSVVGYALVLGAFAGVIPLFPDLSRDTVVLFSDLIAVVNTLAFTTLLVGWRFIRRGDVRKHRAAMLTAFGLICLFLVLYLWKVGGGFEKSFVVQDGQFLSQYAGIVEPLYLAMLAIHILLSVLAVPVVLYAIVLGLTHTPAELRDTAHARVGRIAVVSWSLSLFLGVVTYVMLNHVYSWVPRGHEAMLLLLAVPAFAANRGDDE; encoded by the coding sequence ATGGCAACTGCCTCCTCCGGGAGCGTCGTCAAGGAGCACCCGCGTGCGGTGACCGCGGCGCTCTCCGTCGTCGGCTACGCGCTCGTCCTCGGCGCGTTCGCCGGGGTTATCCCGCTGTTCCCCGACCTCTCGCGGGACACGGTCGTCCTGTTCTCGGACCTCATCGCCGTCGTCAACACGCTCGCGTTCACCACCCTCCTCGTCGGCTGGCGGTTCATCCGCCGCGGCGACGTCCGCAAGCACCGCGCGGCGATGCTGACCGCGTTCGGGCTCATCTGCCTGTTCCTCGTCCTCTACCTCTGGAAGGTCGGCGGCGGGTTCGAGAAGTCGTTCGTCGTCCAGGACGGGCAGTTCCTCTCGCAGTACGCGGGCATCGTCGAACCGCTCTACCTCGCCATGCTCGCCATCCACATCCTGCTCTCGGTGCTCGCGGTGCCCGTGGTGCTGTACGCCATCGTCCTCGGACTGACCCACACACCCGCCGAACTCCGGGACACCGCCCACGCGCGCGTCGGCCGCATCGCCGTCGTCTCGTGGTCGCTGAGCCTCTTCCTCGGCGTCGTCACCTACGTCATGCTCAACCACGTCTACTCGTGGGTGCCGCGGGGCCACGAGGCGATGCTCCTCCTGCTGGCCGTCCCGGCGTTCGCCGCGAACCGTGGCGACGACGAGTAG